The genomic stretch GCCGATGTCCACGCCCTTGAGGCGACCGAGGTGGATGCCGAGCCGCACCGCCGACAGAAGCATCAGCGTCTCGTCGCTGGAGATGGTGCGGGCGTGGGTGAGGAGGCCCCAGGATCGATGGATCTTGTCGTCCAGCGGCGTGGGACTCTCGGCGACGAGGGCGGCGCGGGCCTGTTTCTCGTACTCGACGATCTGGGGTAGGGCGGCGTCGAGGGTCTTGAGGATCTCCGGTTCGCTCTTTCCGAGGGAGCCCTGGTTGGAGATCTGGTAGAAGTCGCCGGTGGCCTGGGTCCCTTCGCCGTACAGCCCGCGCACCGCCAGCCTCAGACGCGCCACCGCGCGGAAAACCTTCTCGATTTGCCGCGTCAGCACCAGGCCGGGCAGATGGAGCATGACGCTGGCGCGCATGCCCGTGCCGACGTTCGTGGGGCAGGCCGTCAGGTACCCGAGTTTCGGCGAGAACGCGTAGGCGAGGTGCTCTTCGAGTCGGTCGTCGATGCCATCGGCCTCGTGCCAGGCGGCTTCGAGTTGGAGTCCGGCGAAGATGACCTGGAGCCTCAGATGGTCTTCCTCGTTCGCCATGATGGCGATGCGCTGGGTCGAATCGACAGCGACGCCGCGGGGGCCCTGACCGGCGGCGAATTCGCGGCTCACGAGGTGGCGTTCCATGAGGCAGCGCCGGTCGATCTCATCCATGCCGTCCAGTTCGAACCAGGCGAGTTCCCGCCCGCCGAGGGCCTTGAAGATGGCACTCTTGAGGGATGCCGCGAGTTCCTGCTGGTCCTCCGGGCGGAGGCGCGAGGAAAAGGGCCGGCCGGCGACGTTCCGCGCGAGCCGCACGCGCGTCGACAGAACGATGTCGCTCTCGGGTCCCGTCGGTTGGAGCCACTGGTTGGGCGCCAGAATCAGGTCACTCAGGTCCACCGGCGGGTTCCTTTTCGCGGAGGAGGTCGCGGAGCCGGGCGGCCTCTTCGTAGTGTTCGCTTTCGACGGCTTCCTGGAGGTGGCGTCGCAGTTGCATCAGTTCGCGCTGCTGATCCGTCCCGGCCCCGGCGCGGGCGGGCACCTTGCCCGTGTGTTCCGTGCCGCCGTGCACCTTCTCGAGGACCTCGGCCAGGGGCTCGGCGAAGACCTCGTAGTCGTGCGGGCAACCGAGTCGGCCCTGGTTGCGGAACTCAGCGTACGTCAGACCGCAGTCGGGGCAGGCGAGGTTCGCGTAGTGTTCGGCGGAGTCGTGGGCCGACAGCATCCCCGACAGGACGTCCTGCAGATTGATCTGGGCTTTGATGGCGATGCCTTCCTCCCGCGCGCAATCCTCGCAGAGGTGGCGTTCCATCTTCTGGTTGCTGATGATCTCCGTCAGGTGGATGGTGGCGGGCTGTTTCTTGCATTTTTGGCAGATCACGTCGGATTCCTTCCCGCCGGTCGGCGCCGAGGCACCCGGAGGAGGCCGGCGCTTTTGATATCGGCCAACGGCCTCGTGTTCATCATATTTCCCGCACGCGGACGAGTCAACGCGGTGTGGCAAGATTTTTCTGGCACTTGGCGAAGGCGCGAAACACGGCTCGTGTGGCACGGCCGGTCTTGCCTGCCCGCCGTAGCCCGAAGGGCGAAGGCAGGTCCGGCCGTGCGGAGCGCACGGCGGGGCAAGGCCCGCCGTGCAACACCGTTTAACCTTTCCACAACGGCTGCGAAGGATTCGTGGCCAGTGCCAGAAAATCTTGCCACACCCAGTCAACGGCGCGCCCTACAATCGTCCCTGGCGCTGGGCGGTGATGTAGTTGATGCAGAACGGGTCCTCGCCGGTGAGGCAGGCGGCGGCCAGCGCGGTCGGCACGATGCCGACGGCCAGCGGATCGAGGATCGCCGACTCCAGGCCCGCCCCGATCGCCATCGCGAGGAACGTGCGGTTCAGGTGCCCGCGCCGGGGCAGGCCGAACGAAATGTTCGACAGGCCGCACGTCGTTTTCGCCCCGCCACCCTCGCCGCGGACCCGGCGGATCATGGCGAGGACCTGCGACACCTGCTCCGGGTTCGTCGAGACCGGGCGGACGAGCGGGTCCACGTAGAGGCGGTCGCGCGGGATCTTCAGTTTGTCGGTGGCCGCAAAAATCCGCTCCAGCGCCCGCCAGCGGTCGTCCACCGAATTCGGCATGCCGCGGTCGTCCATCGCGAGGGCGACGACCCGGGTTTCAAACTCGGCGACGAGTTCGAGCATGGGCGCCAGGCGCCCCGTCTCGCCGCTGATGGAGTTGAGAAAGGCCGAACCTTTCGGCAGGAGCGCCAGGCCCGCTCGCGCCACCTTTGGGTCCGCCGAGTCCACGGCAATCGGTTTGTCGGTCGCCTGGCGGACATTCTCGACGGCCCAGACCATGAGGTCCTTCTCCTCGCGGGGCGAGAGGGCCGTGTTGACGTCGATGTAGTCGGCGCCGGCATCGGCCTGGCGGCGGGCCTCCTCCCGGATGGCGCCGGCGTCGCGGGCCGCCAGGGCTGCCGCGATTGGCTTGCGCGTGGCGTTGATGCGTTCGGCGATGATGAGCACTGTCAATTCCTTAACTTTAACCGCAAAGGACGCAAAGGTCGCAAAGAAAAACGAAACCTGGGGAACAGATAACAACTTCATCGTTCCGCTATTTTTCGGGTTCTTGGTCGTTCCTCGTCTTTCAGTCGTTCCCTGTTTTCCCTTTGCGCTCTTTGCGTCCTTTGCGGTTCATTCGGTTGGGGTCTCTACGTCGGACGGTGTTTCTCCCATCGTTCGAGGTAGGCCACTTCGCCGAGAGTGCGTCCTTCGCGGATTTCGGCCCGCTGGCGGTTCTCCATTTCGAGGACGTCCTGGGCGCGGTTGGCCATTTCGACGACCTCGGCCCTCGGGAGGAGCATGACGCCGTCGGCGTCGCCGACGAGCCAATCGCCGGGGAAGACTTCCGCGCCCGCGAGGCGGATGGGGCCGCCGATTTCGCCGAGGCCTTTCGGGTGGCCGGCGTGGGAGCAGACAACCTTGGCGTGGGCGGGGAATCCGAGCCGGCGGATCTCGTCGGTGTCGCGGATGCCGCCGTCCACGACGACACCGGCCAGTTTGCGTTGCACGGCGCTTTCGGTGGCCAGTTCGCCCCAGACGGCGGGCGGGACGCCGCCGGCGTCCACGGCGATGATCTGGCCGGGCTCGGCGCGGTCAACGGCCTCGACGGGCTTGGCGAAGTCGCCCGGCGCCGTCCGGACCGTTAGCACCGGCCCGACGAGTTTCGCGCCCGGGGTGATCTGCTGGAAACCCAGGAGGCAAGGCCGATGGTGGCTGCCGTGGCTCAGGTTGGCCGTCGAGACCCGCGCCAGGACCTCGCGGATGCCCTCCAGGCCGCTTCGGCGAAAAAGTTCCGTCTTGACGGCGGCGCCGGAGTCGAGGGCCTTCCGCATGTCGCGTGCGGCACGGGCGGGGTCCTCGGCCTTGGTGATCGCCCCGCCGATGACGATGATGGACGCGCCGGCGGCGACGGCTTTCGGGGCCGTCTCGGAATTCAGCCCTCCGGCAACGGCGAGCGGAAGGTCCGTCACCCGGGCCAGACGCTCCAGCATCCCGAACGGGCTGCCCCCGCGCATCTGGACGTCCACGGGGCAGTGGACCGAAAGGAACGCGGCGCCCCACTGGGCGAGGCGTTCAACCAGGGGCTCCGGTTCCTCGATGCCCAGGAGGTCCACGCCGATGCCCAGCCCGTAACTCTTGCCGACCTCAATGGCCTCGCGGATGGTGGAATCGCTGGCGGCGCCGAGGACGATGGCGTAGTCGGCGCCGGCCTTGGCGGCGGCTTCCATTTCGAGTCGGCCGGTGTCGGCCGTCTTCATGTCCGCCACGATCTTCTTCTCGGGGAACGCCTCGCGCAGTTTCCGGACGGCGTCGAGCCCCTCGCTCTTAATGAGCGGCGTGCCGGCCTCGACCCAGTCCACCCCCTCCGGGACGGCGAGCCGCGCGATGCGCAGGGCCCGTTCGAGGTCCAGCAGGTCGAGCGCGAGTTGCAGCGTGACAGCCACCTCAGGCCTCCTTCTTGGATAGGGGCGGCGAATACGTGGCGGCACAGCGGTCGGATTCCCAGGCCGTCACGGAGACGACGCGGACGCCCGCCGGGAACCGCTCCGCGACCGCCTCGGCAATCGTCCGGGCGATGTTCTCGCTGGAGGGCTGGAGGCGGTCGAACGGCTCGACCTCGTTCAGGTACCGGTGGTCGAACCGTTCGAGAACTTCGCCCAGGATCCGCTTGGCCT from Planctomycetota bacterium encodes the following:
- a CDS encoding protein arginine kinase — protein: MDLSDLILAPNQWLQPTGPESDIVLSTRVRLARNVAGRPFSSRLRPEDQQELAASLKSAIFKALGGRELAWFELDGMDEIDRRCLMERHLVSREFAAGQGPRGVAVDSTQRIAIMANEEDHLRLQVIFAGLQLEAAWHEADGIDDRLEEHLAYAFSPKLGYLTACPTNVGTGMRASVMLHLPGLVLTRQIEKVFRAVARLRLAVRGLYGEGTQATGDFYQISNQGSLGKSEPEILKTLDAALPQIVEYEKQARAALVAESPTPLDDKIHRSWGLLTHARTISSDETLMLLSAVRLGIHLGRLKGVDIGTVNELFLLTRPGHIQKIRGAELAESERDIARADYIRKRLGSP
- a CDS encoding UvrB/UvrC motif-containing protein; translation: MICQKCKKQPATIHLTEIISNQKMERHLCEDCAREEGIAIKAQINLQDVLSGMLSAHDSAEHYANLACPDCGLTYAEFRNQGRLGCPHDYEVFAEPLAEVLEKVHGGTEHTGKVPARAGAGTDQQRELMQLRRHLQEAVESEHYEEAARLRDLLREKEPAGGPE
- a CDS encoding dihydropteroate synthase yields the protein MLIIAERINATRKPIAAALAARDAGAIREEARRQADAGADYIDVNTALSPREEKDLMVWAVENVRQATDKPIAVDSADPKVARAGLALLPKGSAFLNSISGETGRLAPMLELVAEFETRVVALAMDDRGMPNSVDDRWRALERIFAATDKLKIPRDRLYVDPLVRPVSTNPEQVSQVLAMIRRVRGEGGGAKTTCGLSNISFGLPRRGHLNRTFLAMAIGAGLESAILDPLAVGIVPTALAAACLTGEDPFCINYITAQRQGRL
- a CDS encoding orotidine 5'-phosphate decarboxylase, whose amino-acid sequence is MAVTLQLALDLLDLERALRIARLAVPEGVDWVEAGTPLIKSEGLDAVRKLREAFPEKKIVADMKTADTGRLEMEAAAKAGADYAIVLGAASDSTIREAIEVGKSYGLGIGVDLLGIEEPEPLVERLAQWGAAFLSVHCPVDVQMRGGSPFGMLERLARVTDLPLAVAGGLNSETAPKAVAAGASIIVIGGAITKAEDPARAARDMRKALDSGAAVKTELFRRSGLEGIREVLARVSTANLSHGSHHRPCLLGFQQITPGAKLVGPVLTVRTAPGDFAKPVEAVDRAEPGQIIAVDAGGVPPAVWGELATESAVQRKLAGVVVDGGIRDTDEIRRLGFPAHAKVVCSHAGHPKGLGEIGGPIRLAGAEVFPGDWLVGDADGVMLLPRAEVVEMANRAQDVLEMENRQRAEIREGRTLGEVAYLERWEKHRPT
- the queD gene encoding 6-carboxytetrahydropterin synthase QueD, encoding MAYELFIQADFSAAHNLREYKGKCERLHGHNWRVDLRLAGDRLNAEGLLLDFTEAKRILGEVLERFDHRYLNEVEPFDRLQPSSENIARTIAEAVAERFPAGVRVVSVTAWESDRCAATYSPPLSKKEA